Proteins found in one Oncorhynchus keta strain PuntledgeMale-10-30-2019 chromosome 2, Oket_V2, whole genome shotgun sequence genomic segment:
- the LOC118398644 gene encoding uncharacterized protein LOC118398644 isoform X3, translating into MHKYVSETGLTGVTHLLQYRPSLSIADYLSPKGSIDVIPLGLPGPKPSPAASYLQVTPMKPSQPRGCLSNPNTHPLPKRVPPLTSPGLDPVRAKPSPGPHPPQLPGVHHRASGGGGGDEAKDGKANLTNPITRKIQTSHSPVTPNPSRSITLDPRVGTGTGISDVGSSSALFTAGLPLQSTPQYTAGDDKKDTMKNGCPLSHTMCSPVNPQQSGGSLDNRGTTQTSKLFTPVGTKSLSQKRGRNPDLEERTKGEEKANKKLRPEDYRPNSSPAPICTSHPPYGTASPSYLKKVFMKNSLNSGPILSLKERLTPKKTEGGMARGMEIVPTSPLPSPKPARQVFNNRGQPPCRNSVRENSNPQCRYSGMNHQSVNPQSVYSGSNLQSGHPANLPVKSASRGECSRGKEGRARAPESRGREPTGRTDRRTPKPVSRSHSSYSNCSSSLRHLGLAQNRNVTRPRGMSALSDDLNDLFTPDPITSSLSRAAMTFSSGPQRVDGSPSVHKILVSGVSATVCGASKRLQPTSVTSPRKIPQISPSERISGPNIFPCKVAAVDPSKLLLGPNIYSPSFLRLESCGTDLTKLKTASYRTITCTSSGKPSSPKDESVTMEDVASKLKTSPTFPAVRRFADESVKTEAGPRSLGIPSAGLESPMDEHANLKNESSALKTIPLSASAKSSSLCKDESFNMGTADFKASTSSSFLPSPTSRLDRKGKEGEKRKEGDQKSLSFLEEGEKRSKLDNPQKSLIFLEEDPLDVELGLGLDLGLELELSQASSSSSSSEDELPSLQQILDRTARPPDTPEKGTFTAPSTPVGPRHHSQLPVTSKAKPTSYRNNLDEMLKEKESIQRSKEMETKLRLSCEENLLRLAEEEEEDESAENMEAAISHQQREFLQRFSVVSSAIRDLHPGEAMFSLDNFGRLFSQHTLQLRHCNVSPRDTAQKTLLWSTPDQFRSHVSSELIQRAYRSSPCPPQVTLWLFQMVSVHSDKLTCHQVLKALKDIACSAAEHMMLNKNERFEVWVPSVGDVTLVLMNMGVPFVTLFPLENLQPPFTEGDLLEGFQISTESLSSKKELSTFPEHNFDSVIKYLSQCTSLCPRAYSDGELLLLLTVVSRVGLDTQLTLQPTEHLRSLLRNLISSIRDWDVMLPRICMSLIDLSDDHHNLRWLVQLLPDNIRGKQLRRHLSVSAISKLLNIRCTYRPSNTEFQLSDLRRYLPRMRPSSLLRGLATSFRRSQNAHREREEEEEDCASLDQQAYYLCYSLLALANEATNFEFFPPEQKNQLLLLCAELEKHIKCDIRESEKMLYRSKVKDFVARIYTKWQVLVQRTRPLQGKLYDYWQPLPEDAVSSSQESKHSHREREEEREDEETVMELEGKGEDEERIAENALSMEDERRETPEKYLAMEDEEGKVVKGEEEDKEERIAEKALAMEDERGEMSEKYFAMEKEILEGEEKLLKMDELEEERMELTLEESGEERKMEEKWTVVKAEERVTEKREASAVEEGRKGPTEGETEKRGNLEKDSEMEEKGEE; encoded by the exons ATGCACAAGTATGTGAGCGAGACAGGTTTGACAGGTGTAACCCATCTACTTCagtataggccgtcatt ATCAATTGCAGACTACTTGTCTCCAAAAGGCAGTATTG ATGTCATCCCTCTAGGGTTGCCTGGTCCCAAACCCTCCCCGGCCGCCTCCTACCTCCAGGTGACCCCCATGAAACCCTCTCAGCCCCGCGGATGCCTGTCCAACCCGAACACGCACCCCCTGCCAAAACGAGTGCCACCCTTGACAAGCCCAGGACTGGACCCAGTGAGGGCCAAGCCCTCTCCTGGACCTCACCCTCCCCAACTGCCAGGGGTGCATCACCGAGCTTctgggggtggaggtggggatGAAGCCAAGGATGGCAAGGCCAACTTAACAAACCCCATCACCAGGAAGATACAGACTTCCCACAGCCCTGTGACCCCTAACCCCTCTAGGAGTATAACCTTGGACCCTAGGGTTGGTACGGGAACAGGCATCAGTGATGTTGGGAGCTCTAGCGCTCTGTTTACTGCTGGCTTGCCCCTCCAGTCTACCCCCCAGTACACAGCAGGTGACGACAAGAAGGACACAATGAAGAACGGTTGTCCACTGTCACACACCATGTGTAGCCCTGTCAATCCACAGCAG AGTGGTGGTTCCCTGGACAACAGAGGAACCACTCAAACTAGCAAACTGTTCACTCCAG TAGGCACCAAATCCCTGTCACAGAAGAGGGGTAGAAACCCAGACTTGGAGGAGAGAACGAAAGGGGAGGAAAAGGCCAATAAGAAACTGCGTCCGGAGGACTATAGGCCAAACTCAAGCCCCGCCCCTATCTGTACCAGTCACCCACCCTATGGAACAGCCAG CCCATCCTACCTGAAGAAAGTCTTCATGAAAAACAGTCTGAACTCAGGTCCTATTCTGAGTTTGAAGGAGCGTCTCACCCCTAAGAagacggagggagggatggcGAGAGGGATGGAGATTGTTCCTACTTCTCCACTCCCTTCACCCAAGCCTGCGAGGCAGGTCTTTAACAACCGAGGACAACCACCATGCAGGAACAGTGTGAGGGAGAATAGCAATCCTCAGTGTAGATACAGTGGAATGAATCACCAATCTGTCAACCCTCAATCTGTTTATAGTGGTAGTAATCTCCAATCCGGTCACCCAGCGAACTTGCCTGTCAAAAGTGCTAGTAGAGGAGAATGCAGCAGAGGGAAAGAGGGCAGAGCAAGAGCGccagagagtagaggaagagaaccGACAGGTCGCACCGACAGAAGAACCCCCAAACCTGTCTCGAGGTCTCACAGCTCATACTCTAACTGCTCTAGTTCTCTGCGCCATCTCGGATTGGCACAGAACCGAAACGTCACTCGCCCCCGGGGAATGTCGGCCTTGTCGGATGACCTGAATGACCTTTTCACTCCTGACCCCATAACCTCTAGCCTGTCGAGAGCAGCAATGACCTTTTCCTCCGGTCCCCAGAGAGTAGACGGGTCGCCCTCTGTACACAAGATTCTTGTGTCTGGTGTGTCGGCTACAGTCTGTGGTGCTTCTAAAAGACTGCAGCCCACCTCTGTAACAAGCCCCAGAAAAATCCCCCAAATCTCCCCCTCGGAGCGAATCTCTGGCCCCAATATCTTTCCCTGTAAGGTAGCGGCAGTGGACCCCTCTAAACTACTCCTGGGCCCTAACATCTACTCTCCCTCTTTTTTAAGGCTGGAGTCGTGCGGGACTGACTTGACTAAATTAAAGACCGCCTCATACAGGACCATCACCTGCACTTCCTCAGGGAAGCCATCATCCCCTAAGGATGAGTCTGTTACGATGGAGGATGTCGCATCCAAACTGAAAACGAGTCCTACTTTTCCCGCTGTGAGACGGTTTGCGGATGAGTCTGTTAAGACAGAGGCAGGACCCAGATCTCTTGGTATTCCTTCAGCGGGCTTGGAGTCACCTATGGATGAGCATGCCAACCTCAAGAATGAGTCTTCCGCCCTGAAAACTATCCCCCTCTCAGCCTCCGCAAAGTCCTCATCCTTGTGTAAGGACGAGTCGTTTAACATGGGGACTGCAGACTTCAAAGCCAGCACCagctcttccttcctcccttctcccacCTCACGATTGGACCGAAAAGGAAAGGAGGGTgaaaagaggaaggaaggagaccaGAAGAGTTTATCATTCCTTGAGGAAGGAGAAAAAAGAAGCAAGCTGGACAATCCCCAGAAAAGTCTGATATTTCTGGAGGAGGACCCTCTGGATGTTGAGCTGGGCCTAGGCCTCGACCTGGGTCTAGAGTTGGAGCTATCTcaggccagcagcagcagcagcagcagtgaggACGAGCTGCCATCCCTGCAGCAGATCCTGGACCGTACCGCCCGCCCCCCAGACACCCCAGAGAAAGGAACCTTCACTGCACCCAGCACCCCTGTTGGGCCCCGACACCACAGCCAGCTG CCTGTGACGTCTAAAGCCAAACCCACGAGTTACAGGAACAACCTGGACGAGATGCTGAAGGAAAAGGAGAGCATTCAAAG GTCTAAGGAGATGGAGACCAAGCTGCGTCTCTCCTGTGAGGAGAACCTGCTGAGActggcggaggaggaggaggaggatgagagcgCAGAGAACATGGAGGCGGCCATCTCCCACCAGCAGAG GGAGTTCCTGCAGCGTTTCTCGGTGGTGTCCAGTGCCATCCGAGACCTGCACCCCGGCGAAGCGATGTTTAGCCTGGACAACTTTGGCCGTCTTTTCAGCCAACACACACTGCAGCTGAGACACTGCAACGTCTCCCCTCGAGACACCGCTCAGAAAACACTACTCTG GTCCACTCCAGACCAGTTCAGGTCCCATGTCAGTTCCGAGCTGATCCAGAGAGCCTACCgctcctccccctgccctccccaGGTGACCCTTTGGCTCTTCCAG aTGGTGTCAGTCCACTCAGACAAGCTGACCTGTCATCAGGTACTAAAGGCCCTTAAAGATATTGCCTGCTCCGCTGCTGAACACATGATGCTGAATAAGAATGAGCGCTTTGAGGTGTGGGTGCCCAGTGTTGGAGACGTGACCCTGGTCTTGATGAACATGGGGGTTCCCTTCGTCACCCTGTTCCCCCTGGAGAACCTACAACCCCCCTTCACTGAGGGAGACCTGCT aGAGGGCTTCCAGATCAGCACAGAGAGCCTGTCCAGTAAGAAGGAGCTCAGCACTTTCCCTGAACACAACTTTGATAGCGTCATCAAGTACCTGTCTCAATGTACGTCGTTGTGCCCGCGGGCCTACAGTGACGGAGAACTGTTGTTACTCCTGACGGTGGTGAGCAGAGTGGGCTTGGACACACAGCTCACCCTCCAGCCCACTGAGCACCTCCGCTCTCTACTGCGCAACCTGATCAGCAGCATCAGGGACTGGGACGTCATG CTGCCCAGGATCTGCATGTCGCTGATTGACCTGAGTGATGACCACCACAACCTGCGCTGGTTGGTCCAGCTACTGCCAGACAACATTCGCGGCAAGCAACTCAGGAGACACCTCAGTGTGTCGGCCATCTCCAAGCTGCTGAACATCAGATGCACTTACAGGCCCTCCAATACAGAGTTCCAGCTGTCAGACCTGCGTCGGTACCTCCCTCGCATGCGCCCATCCTCACTCCTTCGGGGCCTGGCCACCTCCTTCAGGAGGAGTCAAaacgcacacagagagagggaagaggaggaagaggactgtGCCTCTCTGGACCAGCAG GCTTACTACCTCTGCTACAGCCTCCTGGCCCTGGCTAACGAAGCCACCAACTTTGAGTTCTTCCCTCCGGAGCAGAAGAACCAGTTGTTGTTGCTATGTGCTGAGCTGGAGAAACATATCAAGTGTGACATCAGGGAGAGTGAGAAGATGCTGTACAGGAGCAAG gtGAAAGACTTTGTAGCCAGGATCTACACCAAGTGGCAGGTGCTGGTCCAGAGAACCAGGCCTCTCCAG GGTAAACTGTATGACTACTGGCAGCCTCTGCCTGAGGACGCAGTGAGCAGCAGCCAGGAGAGCAAACACtcccacagggagagagaagaggagagagaggatgaggagacagTCATGGAgttggaaggaaaaggagaagaCGAGGAGAGGATTGCAGAAAATGCTTTGTCCATGGAGGATGAAAGACGAGAGACACCGGAAAAATACTTGGCCatggaggatgaagaggggaAAGTGgtgaaaggagaagaggaggataaggAGGAGAGGATTGCAGAAAAGGCTTTGGCCATGGAggatgaaagaggagagatgtcaGAAAAATACTTTGCCATGGAGAAGGAGATTCTAGAAGGGGAGGAGAAGTTGCTGAAGATGGATGAGTTGGAAGAGGAGCGGATGGAACTTACTTTAGAGGAGTCAGGTGAGGAACGAAAGATGGAGGAAAAATGGACAGTAGTCAAGGCGGAGGAGAGGGTCACAGAAAAAAGGGAAGCATCAGCAGTGGAGGAGGGAAGAAAAGGACCGACTGAAGGAGAGACTGAGAAGAGGGGCAATTTAGAGAAAGAttcagagatggaggagaaaggtGAAGAATGA
- the LOC118398644 gene encoding SMC5-SMC6 complex localization factor protein 2-like isoform X8: MLQIYTSDQLQTTCLQKAVLSGGSLDNRGTTQTSKLFTPVGTKSLSQKRGRNPDLEERTKGEEKANKKLRPEDYRPNSSPAPICTSHPPYGTASPSYLKKVFMKNSLNSGPILSLKERLTPKKTEGGMARGMEIVPTSPLPSPKPARQVFNNRGQPPCRNSVRENSNPQCRYSGMNHQSVNPQSVYSGSNLQSGHPANLPVKSASRGECSRGKEGRARAPESRGREPTGRTDRRTPKPVSRSHSSYSNCSSSLRHLGLAQNRNVTRPRGMSALSDDLNDLFTPDPITSSLSRAAMTFSSGPQRVDGSPSVHKILVSGVSATVCGASKRLQPTSVTSPRKIPQISPSERISGPNIFPCKVAAVDPSKLLLGPNIYSPSFLRLESCGTDLTKLKTASYRTITCTSSGKPSSPKDESVTMEDVASKLKTSPTFPAVRRFADESVKTEAGPRSLGIPSAGLESPMDEHANLKNESSALKTIPLSASAKSSSLCKDESFNMGTADFKASTSSSFLPSPTSRLDRKGKEGEKRKEGDQKSLSFLEEGEKRSKLDNPQKSLIFLEEDPLDVELGLGLDLGLELELSQASSSSSSSEDELPSLQQILDRTARPPDTPEKGTFTAPSTPVGPRHHSQLPVTSKAKPTSYRNNLDEMLKEKESIQRSKEMETKLRLSCEENLLRLAEEEEEDESAENMEAAISHQQREFLQRFSVVSSAIRDLHPGEAMFSLDNFGRLFSQHTLQLRHCNVSPRDTAQKTLLWSTPDQFRSHVSSELIQRAYRSSPCPPQVTLWLFQMVSVHSDKLTCHQVLKALKDIACSAAEHMMLNKNERFEVWVPSVGDVTLVLMNMGVPFVTLFPLENLQPPFTEGDLLEGFQISTESLSSKKELSTFPEHNFDSVIKYLSQCTSLCPRAYSDGELLLLLTVVSRVGLDTQLTLQPTEHLRSLLRNLISSIRDWDVMLPRICMSLIDLSDDHHNLRWLVQLLPDNIRGKQLRRHLSVSAISKLLNIRCTYRPSNTEFQLSDLRRYLPRMRPSSLLRGLATSFRRSQNAHREREEEEEDCASLDQQAYYLCYSLLALANEATNFEFFPPEQKNQLLLLCAELEKHIKCDIRESEKMLYRSKVKDFVARIYTKWQVLVQRTRPLQGKLYDYWQPLPEDAVSSSQESKHSHREREEEREDEETVMELEGKGEDEERIAENALSMEDERRETPEKYLAMEDEEGKVVKGEEEDKEERIAEKALAMEDERGEMSEKYFAMEKEILEGEEKLLKMDELEEERMELTLEESGEERKMEEKWTVVKAEERVTEKREASAVEEGRKGPTEGETEKRGNLEKDSEMEEKGEE; the protein is encoded by the exons ATGCTTCagatttatacatccg ATCAATTGCAGACTACTTGTCTCCAAAAGGCAGTATTG AGTGGTGGTTCCCTGGACAACAGAGGAACCACTCAAACTAGCAAACTGTTCACTCCAG TAGGCACCAAATCCCTGTCACAGAAGAGGGGTAGAAACCCAGACTTGGAGGAGAGAACGAAAGGGGAGGAAAAGGCCAATAAGAAACTGCGTCCGGAGGACTATAGGCCAAACTCAAGCCCCGCCCCTATCTGTACCAGTCACCCACCCTATGGAACAGCCAG CCCATCCTACCTGAAGAAAGTCTTCATGAAAAACAGTCTGAACTCAGGTCCTATTCTGAGTTTGAAGGAGCGTCTCACCCCTAAGAagacggagggagggatggcGAGAGGGATGGAGATTGTTCCTACTTCTCCACTCCCTTCACCCAAGCCTGCGAGGCAGGTCTTTAACAACCGAGGACAACCACCATGCAGGAACAGTGTGAGGGAGAATAGCAATCCTCAGTGTAGATACAGTGGAATGAATCACCAATCTGTCAACCCTCAATCTGTTTATAGTGGTAGTAATCTCCAATCCGGTCACCCAGCGAACTTGCCTGTCAAAAGTGCTAGTAGAGGAGAATGCAGCAGAGGGAAAGAGGGCAGAGCAAGAGCGccagagagtagaggaagagaaccGACAGGTCGCACCGACAGAAGAACCCCCAAACCTGTCTCGAGGTCTCACAGCTCATACTCTAACTGCTCTAGTTCTCTGCGCCATCTCGGATTGGCACAGAACCGAAACGTCACTCGCCCCCGGGGAATGTCGGCCTTGTCGGATGACCTGAATGACCTTTTCACTCCTGACCCCATAACCTCTAGCCTGTCGAGAGCAGCAATGACCTTTTCCTCCGGTCCCCAGAGAGTAGACGGGTCGCCCTCTGTACACAAGATTCTTGTGTCTGGTGTGTCGGCTACAGTCTGTGGTGCTTCTAAAAGACTGCAGCCCACCTCTGTAACAAGCCCCAGAAAAATCCCCCAAATCTCCCCCTCGGAGCGAATCTCTGGCCCCAATATCTTTCCCTGTAAGGTAGCGGCAGTGGACCCCTCTAAACTACTCCTGGGCCCTAACATCTACTCTCCCTCTTTTTTAAGGCTGGAGTCGTGCGGGACTGACTTGACTAAATTAAAGACCGCCTCATACAGGACCATCACCTGCACTTCCTCAGGGAAGCCATCATCCCCTAAGGATGAGTCTGTTACGATGGAGGATGTCGCATCCAAACTGAAAACGAGTCCTACTTTTCCCGCTGTGAGACGGTTTGCGGATGAGTCTGTTAAGACAGAGGCAGGACCCAGATCTCTTGGTATTCCTTCAGCGGGCTTGGAGTCACCTATGGATGAGCATGCCAACCTCAAGAATGAGTCTTCCGCCCTGAAAACTATCCCCCTCTCAGCCTCCGCAAAGTCCTCATCCTTGTGTAAGGACGAGTCGTTTAACATGGGGACTGCAGACTTCAAAGCCAGCACCagctcttccttcctcccttctcccacCTCACGATTGGACCGAAAAGGAAAGGAGGGTgaaaagaggaaggaaggagaccaGAAGAGTTTATCATTCCTTGAGGAAGGAGAAAAAAGAAGCAAGCTGGACAATCCCCAGAAAAGTCTGATATTTCTGGAGGAGGACCCTCTGGATGTTGAGCTGGGCCTAGGCCTCGACCTGGGTCTAGAGTTGGAGCTATCTcaggccagcagcagcagcagcagcagtgaggACGAGCTGCCATCCCTGCAGCAGATCCTGGACCGTACCGCCCGCCCCCCAGACACCCCAGAGAAAGGAACCTTCACTGCACCCAGCACCCCTGTTGGGCCCCGACACCACAGCCAGCTG CCTGTGACGTCTAAAGCCAAACCCACGAGTTACAGGAACAACCTGGACGAGATGCTGAAGGAAAAGGAGAGCATTCAAAG GTCTAAGGAGATGGAGACCAAGCTGCGTCTCTCCTGTGAGGAGAACCTGCTGAGActggcggaggaggaggaggaggatgagagcgCAGAGAACATGGAGGCGGCCATCTCCCACCAGCAGAG GGAGTTCCTGCAGCGTTTCTCGGTGGTGTCCAGTGCCATCCGAGACCTGCACCCCGGCGAAGCGATGTTTAGCCTGGACAACTTTGGCCGTCTTTTCAGCCAACACACACTGCAGCTGAGACACTGCAACGTCTCCCCTCGAGACACCGCTCAGAAAACACTACTCTG GTCCACTCCAGACCAGTTCAGGTCCCATGTCAGTTCCGAGCTGATCCAGAGAGCCTACCgctcctccccctgccctccccaGGTGACCCTTTGGCTCTTCCAG aTGGTGTCAGTCCACTCAGACAAGCTGACCTGTCATCAGGTACTAAAGGCCCTTAAAGATATTGCCTGCTCCGCTGCTGAACACATGATGCTGAATAAGAATGAGCGCTTTGAGGTGTGGGTGCCCAGTGTTGGAGACGTGACCCTGGTCTTGATGAACATGGGGGTTCCCTTCGTCACCCTGTTCCCCCTGGAGAACCTACAACCCCCCTTCACTGAGGGAGACCTGCT aGAGGGCTTCCAGATCAGCACAGAGAGCCTGTCCAGTAAGAAGGAGCTCAGCACTTTCCCTGAACACAACTTTGATAGCGTCATCAAGTACCTGTCTCAATGTACGTCGTTGTGCCCGCGGGCCTACAGTGACGGAGAACTGTTGTTACTCCTGACGGTGGTGAGCAGAGTGGGCTTGGACACACAGCTCACCCTCCAGCCCACTGAGCACCTCCGCTCTCTACTGCGCAACCTGATCAGCAGCATCAGGGACTGGGACGTCATG CTGCCCAGGATCTGCATGTCGCTGATTGACCTGAGTGATGACCACCACAACCTGCGCTGGTTGGTCCAGCTACTGCCAGACAACATTCGCGGCAAGCAACTCAGGAGACACCTCAGTGTGTCGGCCATCTCCAAGCTGCTGAACATCAGATGCACTTACAGGCCCTCCAATACAGAGTTCCAGCTGTCAGACCTGCGTCGGTACCTCCCTCGCATGCGCCCATCCTCACTCCTTCGGGGCCTGGCCACCTCCTTCAGGAGGAGTCAAaacgcacacagagagagggaagaggaggaagaggactgtGCCTCTCTGGACCAGCAG GCTTACTACCTCTGCTACAGCCTCCTGGCCCTGGCTAACGAAGCCACCAACTTTGAGTTCTTCCCTCCGGAGCAGAAGAACCAGTTGTTGTTGCTATGTGCTGAGCTGGAGAAACATATCAAGTGTGACATCAGGGAGAGTGAGAAGATGCTGTACAGGAGCAAG gtGAAAGACTTTGTAGCCAGGATCTACACCAAGTGGCAGGTGCTGGTCCAGAGAACCAGGCCTCTCCAG GGTAAACTGTATGACTACTGGCAGCCTCTGCCTGAGGACGCAGTGAGCAGCAGCCAGGAGAGCAAACACtcccacagggagagagaagaggagagagaggatgaggagacagTCATGGAgttggaaggaaaaggagaagaCGAGGAGAGGATTGCAGAAAATGCTTTGTCCATGGAGGATGAAAGACGAGAGACACCGGAAAAATACTTGGCCatggaggatgaagaggggaAAGTGgtgaaaggagaagaggaggataaggAGGAGAGGATTGCAGAAAAGGCTTTGGCCATGGAggatgaaagaggagagatgtcaGAAAAATACTTTGCCATGGAGAAGGAGATTCTAGAAGGGGAGGAGAAGTTGCTGAAGATGGATGAGTTGGAAGAGGAGCGGATGGAACTTACTTTAGAGGAGTCAGGTGAGGAACGAAAGATGGAGGAAAAATGGACAGTAGTCAAGGCGGAGGAGAGGGTCACAGAAAAAAGGGAAGCATCAGCAGTGGAGGAGGGAAGAAAAGGACCGACTGAAGGAGAGACTGAGAAGAGGGGCAATTTAGAGAAAGAttcagagatggaggagaaaggtGAAGAATGA